One Cryptomeria japonica unplaced genomic scaffold, Sugi_1.0 HiC_scaffold_135, whole genome shotgun sequence genomic window carries:
- the LOC131051968 gene encoding patatin-like protein 2 — translation MSNQELLPIDVSGDVGARILSVDGGGVRGLIPVQLLKFLEHQLQKLDGEDARLADYFNIMAGTSTGGLITTIKWNIFHGIFGPKYNGKHLVNILEQEKFHERRLCDTATNLVIPTFDIKTQFPTIFASHEAKVDPLKNPHLMDVCLSTTAAPTYFPSHQFTTNSSDGKTQVFNLVDGGVAANNPTLIAMNLVTRAVHQDTRIVDKKEHLDHFIVLSLGTGLEEGIEWDAKKAATWGSLKWITHDGRTPLIESIMNASSDMVNIHTALMLHHVKENYLRIQEWQLKGSEAKMDLSTDENLRNLLKKGQELLDKPVRSLNLETGRPETVKNDYTNRMALTKMAERLSKEKKLRDKRSASSALSMNGHSVGINI, via the exons ATGTCGAATCAGGAGCTTCTTCCAATCGATGTCTCGGGGGACGTGGGTGCTAGAATCCTGAGTGTCGATGGAGGAGGAGTACGGGGTCTTATTCCTGTGCAATTGCTCAAATTCTTAGAGCACCAGTTGCAG AAATTGGATGGGGAAGATGCCAGACTAGCAGATTATTTCAATATAATGGCAGGTACCAGCACTGGAGGTCTCATCACCACAAT CAAATGGAATATTTTTCACGGCATTTTTGGTCCCAAATACAATGGCAAACATCTGGTCAATATCTTAGAACAAGAGAAATTTCACGAAAGACGGCTGTGTGATACGGCTACTAACCTGGTGATACCCACCTTCGATATCAAGACGCAGTTTCCTACAATTTTCGCCAGTCATGag GCGAAAGTAGATCCGCTGAAGAATCCACATCTAATGGATGTATGCCTCTCCACAACTGCAGCTCCTACCTATTTTCCATCTCACCAGTTTACAACAAATTCCAGTGACGGAAAGACCCAAGTTTTTAACTTAGTAGATGGAGGAGTAGCGGCTAATAATCCT accttgatagcaatgaacttaGTCACTCGAGCAGTTCATCAGGATACAAGAATAGTCGACAAAAag GAGCACCTTGACCACTTTATTGTACTTTCTCTTGGAACGGGATTAGAAGAGGGTATTGAATGGGACGCAAAAAAGGCTGCCACATGGGGAAGCTTGAAGTGGATTACTCACGATGGAAGAACGCCTCTCATAGAATCTATCATGAATGCAAGTTCAGACATGGTCAACATTCATACAGCTTTGATGCTCCATCATGTCAAAGAAAACTATCTTAGAATCCAG GAATGGCAACTAAAAGGAAGCGAAGCAAAGATGGACCTCAGTACGGATGAGAACCTGAGGAATCTTTTGAAGAAAGGCCAGGAACTATTGGATAAGCCTGTTAGAAGTTTAAATTTGGAGACTGGGCGTCCTGAGACAGTGAAGAACGACTACACAAACAGGATGGCATTGACTAA AATGGCTGAACGACTCTCCAAGGAGAAGAAGTTGAGGGATAAACGGAGCGCATCTTCTGCACTTTCTATGAATGGCCATAGTGTTGGAATAAACATCTGa